The bacterium genome window below encodes:
- a CDS encoding DUF6485 family protein — translation MAECLNLERNLKNCSCSYKSCSKRGVCCECLSSHWSRKELPGCLFPPEAEKTYNRSIEYFIKVWSEKLNLK, via the coding sequence ATGGCTGAATGTTTAAATTTAGAAAGAAATTTAAAGAATTGTTCCTGTTCTTATAAAAGTTGTTCAAAAAGAGGTGTATGCTGTGAATGTTTAAGTTCTCACTGGTCAAGAAAGGAACTGCCTGGATGCCTTTTTCCACCGGAAGCAGAGAAAACATATAACAGGTCAATTGAGTATTTTATAAAAGTTTGGAGCGAAAAACTTAATCTAAAGTAA
- a CDS encoding elongation factor P, whose amino-acid sequence MVNASELKGGMIIKREGKLYKVIEAETKARTAQFSSYTHLKLQDLKTGHVHDLRLSPDEKIENVDIEEIEMEYSYADGDNFYFIHPETFEIIELPGYTIGDFKRYMKEGVKLKIQVYEGNPVSVVIPEFVDLKVVTTGEGIKGGTDSTWKSATLENGMEILVPQFLKEGDIVTVSTKTNQYLERVHK is encoded by the coding sequence ATGGTGAATGCGTCTGAATTGAAAGGAGGAATGATAATAAAAAGAGAGGGGAAATTGTATAAGGTTATTGAAGCAGAGACAAAAGCCAGAACAGCCCAGTTTTCAAGTTATACACATCTTAAACTTCAGGATTTGAAAACAGGACATGTTCACGATTTAAGATTATCACCTGATGAAAAAATAGAGAATGTTGATATTGAGGAGATTGAAATGGAATACAGTTATGCAGATGGAGATAATTTTTACTTTATACATCCTGAAACATTTGAGATTATTGAACTTCCTGGATATACAATTGGTGATTTTAAAAGATATATGAAAGAGGGGGTTAAACTGAAAATTCAGGTTTATGAGGGTAATCCTGTAAGTGTTGTAATTCCTGAATTTGTTGATTTAAAAGTGGTAACAACAGGGGAAGGGATAAAAGGAGGAACAGACAGTACATGGAAAAGTGCAACTCTTGAAAATGGTATGGAAATACTAGTTCCTCAATTTCTAAAGGAAGGAGATATTGTAACGGTTTCAACAAAGACAAATCAATATCTTGAAAGAGTCCATAAATAA